A genome region from Triticum aestivum cultivar Chinese Spring chromosome 2B, IWGSC CS RefSeq v2.1, whole genome shotgun sequence includes the following:
- the LOC123044401 gene encoding uncharacterized protein has translation MESQQKQQMEAVSAPAATNGGGELIGYVDVHVRSARDIQNICIYHKQDVYARLSLPGEGAPAASTQVINGGGRNPVFDQSVRVGVRAGDVDAALRCEVWMLSRVKNYLQDQLLGFALVPLPDVVAAEGGTLAREFPLSTNDLFHSPAGFLELELSYIGVVPDVIPVSPTPKPALADPDESENDGAGAGKDYENMEFPDMNLVEENQIMLSEYVGLPCTAMETQSSESLLTSEDVDGAATESHDAGVRVVQSFSTDYSTADSAGAFRSETAVSSVSTTESLAAAVPATPQSNPSEPSGNALSSAGQKEKASEAADAAEVDSSHTVQESPAVNSPSTVSESAVDKPPAMSFNFAEEVQVNQKEIMDMYMKSMQQFTESLAKMKLPLDMDNGSDKSGSGPAAASPTDSSGTDSSAAAKKPAAGGAQEKSPKVFYGSRAFF, from the coding sequence ATGGAGTCGCAGCAGAAGCAGCAGATGGAGGCGGTTTCTGCGCCGGCCGCCACGAACGGGGGCGGGGAGCTGATCGGGTACGTGGACGTGCACGTGCGGAGCGCGCGGGACATCCAGAACATCTGCATCTACCACAAGCAGGATGTGTACGCGCGCCTCTCGCTGCCGGGGGAGGGCGCGCCGGCGGCGTCCACGCAGGTCATCAATGGCGGCGGCCGCAACCCGGTGTTTGACCAGTCGGTGCGCGTCGGCGTGCGCGCGGGGGACGTCGACGCCGCGCTGCGCTGCGAGGTCTGGATGCTCAGCCGGGTCAAGAACTACCTGCAGGACCAGCTGCTGGGGTTCGCGCTCGTGCCGCTCCCGGACGTCGTCGCCGCCGAGGGCGGCACGCTCGCGCGCGAGTTCCCGCTCTCCACCAACGACCTCTTCCACTCCCCGGCCGGGTTCCTGGAGCTCGAGCTCTCTTACATCGGGGTCGTGCCCGATGTCATTCCCGTCTCGCCGACGCCCAAGCCTGCGCTGGCCGATCCCGACGAGTCTGAGAACGACGGCGCTGGCGCAGGGAAAGACTACGAGAACATGGAGTTCCCTGACATGAATCTTGTGGAGGAAAACCAGATTATGCTCTCGGAATATGTTGGGCTGCCGTGCACAGCCATGGAAACGCAGAGCTCCGAGAGCCTCCTGACCTCGGAGGACGTGGATGGCGCCGCCACCGAGTCCCACGACGCTGGCGTGCGCGTCGTGCAGAGCTTCTCCACGGACTACAGCACCGCCGACTCGGCCGGCGCCTTCCGGAGCGAGACGGCAGTCAGCAGCGTGTCCACCACGGAATCCCTGGCAGCGGCCGTCCCGGCCACCCCGCAGTCCAACCCGTCGGAGCCGTCAGGAAACGCCCTCTCATCGGCGGGCCAGAAGGAGAAGGCCTCGGAAGCGGCGGACGCGGCGGAGGTCGATTCGTCTCACACCGTTCAGGAGAGCCCGGCGGTGAACTCGCCCAGCACCGTGTCTGAGAGCGCGGTGGACAAGCCGCCGGCGATGAGCTTCAACTTCGCGGAGGAGGTGCAGGTGAACCAGAAGGAGATCATGGACATGTACATGAAGAGCATGCAGCAGTTCACGGAGTCGCTGGCCAAGATGAAGCTCCCGCTGGACATGGACAATGGCAGCGACAAGAGCGGGagcggccccgccgccgcctcgcccacgGATTCCAGCGGCACCGACTCGAGCGCGGCGGCGAAGAAACCGGCGGCCGGGGGCGCGCAGGAGAAATCTCCCAAGGTGTTCTACGGAAGCCGAGCCTTCTTCTAG